The nucleotide window CACACCGATAACGGTAACTGTTTCTTTTGCAATTTCCTTTTTTTCGTTATCTTTTTGAATTTTACTTTCGACAATTTTCTCATTTTTTGTTTCGGAAACATTATCGGAATTTTTTCCGCACGAATAAAACAAAGTAACCAACAGAATTGAAAAAATAATTTTTCTTTTTATCATTAAAATCCTCCTAAAAAATATATTAATAATGTATTGTAACTATTTTTAACTAAAATTGCAATAAATTACTTTATAAAAAAGTCCATATATGCTATAATTATACAAAATTCGTAATGGAAAAGGTGAAAAAATTGAAAATAAATAGATTCTTATTTTTTATTCTGTTTTCGGTTTTGATTTTTTCTGCATCACCGAAGAAAAGTTTACAGGAAATACAACAATCGGAGAATAAAGAAACTGAAACAGTAGAAGTGGAAATAATTGAAAAAGATGAAACCGATTATTATAAAAAAGATGACAGGGAACTCATTTATCTTGATCGGATAGTTGACGAAGAAGAAATGAAGTCGGATAAAAAAGGTAAACTTGAAAAAGCTATAAGCAGATTTGATAAAAAAATAAATCCTGTTTTAAAATTCTATGTTCCTGCTACTTACGGAGACTGGTACGTCATAAAAACGACAAATACGCAGGAATTAAATTATGAAAATATAAAATACAATTTTAAGCAGGAAGAAAACGGATACAGAATAACAAAAATGTATTATGATCCGTTACGAAAAGTCTGGAATGAAGATAAAGAAAGAGCGTGGATAAAAGAAAATAAAGGGAAAGTATATTTACATTCGGAAAAAACACGTTTCAAAAGCTTTAAAAATGAAATAATTTATTTTGACCCGGAATACAAATATATGATTATAAAGTTTGAAAATGACAACAGTTTACGGGTTTTTTCGAGATATCCTGAAGGGAAAATAAGTTTAATCGGTGAAGAAAAAGAAAAGTATGAAAGAGTACTGGATGAAAATCCGGGATTGAGAAATACCGATTA belongs to Pseudoleptotrichia goodfellowii and includes:
- a CDS encoding lipocalin/fatty-acid binding family protein, giving the protein MKINRFLFFILFSVLIFSASPKKSLQEIQQSENKETETVEVEIIEKDETDYYKKDDRELIYLDRIVDEEEMKSDKKGKLEKAISRFDKKINPVLKFYVPATYGDWYVIKTTNTQELNYENIKYNFKQEENGYRITKMYYDPLRKVWNEDKERAWIKENKGKVYLHSEKTRFKSFKNEIIYFDPEYKYMIIKFENDNSLRVFSRYPEGKISLIGEEKEKYERVLDENPGLRNTDYNDKLKFPDKARAEVEKSEQEQRAKIIEEKLNQGVDSFFQIN